In Pseudothermotoga hypogea DSM 11164 = NBRC 106472, the following are encoded in one genomic region:
- a CDS encoding carbohydrate ABC transporter permease has product MRRESFVPFLLILPTLVYLMVFIGYPIVGTFQLSFTSDEGWLGNFKYVFSSKDFQNAFLNTLILGAVVIPIQFVLAILFALLVNKKWRGYRTLLYIIAAPLALSDVTAALISYSIFAPNGYLNKILLSLNWIERPLYFFGYMFKSREFLVIVLTEIWRATPLVFVILLAGLQSINTEYLEAADVFGFSSWKKFFKITLPLLKPSIVSALLIRTLFAFQIFGVVWLLAGRDITVLAGETYYWYVLRNNRYIASTYALVIAVLTFIVGWFYIGTIRSKHLEEGVRQ; this is encoded by the coding sequence ATGAGGAGAGAATCTTTCGTTCCATTTCTTTTGATCCTTCCGACGCTCGTTTATCTCATGGTGTTCATAGGTTATCCCATAGTGGGAACCTTTCAGCTTTCCTTCACCAGCGATGAGGGATGGCTTGGAAATTTCAAGTACGTCTTTTCTTCCAAAGATTTTCAGAACGCCTTTTTGAACACGCTGATCCTGGGTGCGGTCGTCATACCGATTCAGTTCGTGCTCGCGATCTTGTTCGCGCTGTTGGTGAACAAAAAATGGCGTGGCTACAGAACGCTTTTGTACATCATCGCGGCACCGCTCGCGCTCAGTGACGTTACGGCCGCGCTGATCAGTTATTCCATCTTCGCGCCCAACGGTTATCTCAACAAAATCCTGCTCAGTTTGAACTGGATCGAGAGGCCTTTGTACTTCTTCGGATACATGTTCAAATCCAGAGAGTTTCTTGTCATCGTTCTCACGGAAATTTGGAGGGCGACACCTTTGGTGTTCGTGATCTTGCTGGCAGGACTTCAATCTATAAACACAGAGTATCTTGAAGCAGCGGATGTTTTTGGCTTTTCATCGTGGAAGAAGTTCTTCAAGATCACCTTACCCTTGTTGAAACCTTCCATCGTCTCTGCACTCTTGATCAGAACTTTGTTCGCGTTCCAGATCTTCGGTGTCGTTTGGCTTCTGGCTGGCAGGGACATTACGGTGCTGGCGGGAGAGACTTACTATTGGTACGTGCTCAGAAACAACAGATACATCGCAAGTACTTACGCGTTGGTGATAGCTGTACTCACGTTCATCGTTGGTTGGTTCTACATAGGCACGATTCGTTCCAAACACCTCGAAGAGGGTGTGAGACAATGA
- a CDS encoding leucine-rich repeat domain-containing protein — translation MRRFVVLALFLMAQVVLLAGQSTTRPDVIVVHPANNSVVVGTILVLIAVDQNVDAVKVEIYVDEIKVEEDSSAPYEYSWNTDTLERGSVHSIQAKVYDKAGNVRTSPTVSVSVGDPKQPVTFVDLNLEKAVRNALKISSDQPITRADMARLTSLSVRNKSIQDLSGLECAINLKELRLNNNQISDLCPLSTLTNLKWLYMDYNQISDILPLANLFNLHTLSLSNNHVSDIQSLANLVNMEWLDLSNNQIGDISPLTNLTNLKWLILNNNQISDIGALVRNTGLGKGELVELRNNLLDLSPGSDDVQNIETLRSRGVIVQY, via the coding sequence ATGAGAAGGTTTGTGGTGCTTGCTTTGTTTCTGATGGCACAAGTTGTACTTTTAGCAGGTCAAAGCACCACGCGACCAGATGTGATCGTCGTTCACCCAGCAAACAACTCAGTGGTAGTTGGCACAATCCTTGTACTGATAGCCGTCGATCAAAACGTGGACGCAGTGAAGGTGGAAATCTACGTTGATGAAATCAAAGTGGAAGAAGACAGTTCTGCTCCATACGAGTACAGCTGGAACACGGATACGCTTGAGCGTGGCTCTGTTCATTCGATCCAAGCGAAGGTCTACGACAAGGCTGGCAATGTGAGGACCAGTCCAACGGTGAGCGTGAGCGTTGGCGATCCCAAGCAACCAGTGACGTTTGTGGATCTCAACCTTGAAAAAGCCGTGCGGAATGCTTTGAAGATATCCTCGGACCAACCTATCACCAGAGCGGACATGGCGAGGTTGACGAGCCTCTCTGTGCGTAACAAGTCCATACAGGATCTCTCTGGACTTGAATGCGCGATCAACTTGAAAGAATTGCGCCTCAACAACAACCAGATAAGTGATCTTTGTCCGTTGAGTACTCTTACGAACCTGAAGTGGTTGTACATGGACTACAACCAGATAAGTGATATTCTTCCGCTGGCTAACCTCTTTAACTTGCACACGTTGAGCCTCTCGAACAACCACGTGAGTGACATCCAGTCGTTGGCCAATCTCGTTAACATGGAATGGTTGGACCTTTCCAACAACCAGATAGGCGATATCAGTCCGTTGACCAACCTGACCAACCTCAAATGGCTGATCCTCAACAACAACCAGATAAGTGACATCGGCGCGTTGGTCAGAAACACTGGGTTAGGAAAAGGGGAACTGGTTGAACTTCGAAACAATCTATTGGACCTTTCCCCAGGCTCTGACGATGTGCAGAACATCGAGACTCTTCGCAGTAGAGGTGTAATAGTGCAGTACTGA
- a CDS encoding ABC transporter substrate-binding protein gives MRKLLVGLILVGFVAFAFAKVNFGSTQMTPAAEREFMIRLLGDFSKRSGVQIEFLNFEYTDLLSRVEAEQKAGRIVLNLIADLQSGLNTMGASGFLADLSGVKFEGRTFVPTFERYTYVGKEKVFIPWLQATYAMAINKKAFDYLPKGLTQQDVLNGTEKWTYDALLEWAKNLQEKTKQPQLGFPLGPKGLWHRFLHGHIYPSYTGAQAVKFDSVKAIDMWNYMRELFKYVHPACTTWDNMDQPLLRGEVMIAWDHTARLKQAIVERPNDFVVVPVPRGPMGRGYIIVLVGLSVPKNADMTEPLKVLDFLTSPEAQTAILENVGFFPVVQEAIGRIPEGGLKILAEGVVRQSSTPDSIVCFIPGLGAKGGEFNETYRQAFTRIVFNKEDPAKVISELGEKIRQLFKETGAPLPEPDSSLF, from the coding sequence ATGAGGAAGTTGCTGGTTGGTTTGATCCTGGTTGGGTTCGTGGCATTTGCTTTCGCAAAAGTCAACTTCGGTTCCACACAGATGACCCCGGCGGCGGAAAGGGAGTTCATGATCAGGCTGCTGGGCGATTTCTCGAAGAGATCCGGTGTCCAGATTGAGTTCCTGAACTTCGAGTACACCGATCTTCTGAGCAGGGTCGAAGCCGAGCAAAAGGCCGGAAGAATTGTTCTGAACTTGATCGCGGACCTTCAGAGCGGTCTCAACACGATGGGTGCGAGCGGATTTCTCGCAGACCTGTCTGGCGTGAAGTTCGAAGGCAGAACCTTCGTACCGACCTTCGAACGCTACACCTACGTCGGCAAAGAAAAAGTCTTCATCCCATGGTTACAAGCAACCTACGCGATGGCGATCAACAAGAAGGCTTTCGATTATTTGCCCAAGGGTTTGACTCAGCAGGATGTGCTCAACGGAACGGAAAAGTGGACCTACGATGCGCTTCTGGAATGGGCGAAAAACCTGCAAGAAAAGACAAAACAACCACAGCTTGGCTTTCCGCTGGGTCCAAAGGGTCTGTGGCACAGATTTCTGCATGGTCACATCTATCCTTCCTACACCGGCGCACAAGCGGTGAAGTTCGATAGCGTGAAAGCCATTGACATGTGGAACTACATGCGTGAGTTGTTCAAGTACGTGCATCCTGCGTGCACGACGTGGGACAACATGGACCAACCGCTCCTCAGAGGCGAGGTCATGATCGCTTGGGATCACACGGCCAGACTCAAGCAGGCGATCGTTGAAAGACCGAACGACTTCGTTGTCGTCCCTGTGCCGAGAGGACCGATGGGTAGAGGATACATCATCGTGCTCGTGGGCCTCTCGGTGCCGAAGAACGCGGACATGACCGAGCCGTTGAAGGTGTTAGACTTCTTGACGAGTCCAGAGGCTCAAACCGCGATCCTCGAGAACGTGGGCTTCTTCCCTGTGGTTCAGGAAGCGATAGGTCGAATACCCGAAGGTGGCTTGAAGATCCTCGCGGAAGGTGTGGTGAGACAATCTTCAACGCCCGATTCGATCGTGTGCTTCATCCCTGGGCTTGGAGCGAAGGGTGGCGAGTTCAACGAGACTTACCGCCAGGCGTTCACAAGAATTGTTTTCAACAAAGAAGATCCCGCAAAGGTGATCTCAGAGCTCGGTGAGAAAATAAGACAGCTCTTCAAAGAAACTGGTGCGCCACTGCCAGAACCCGACTCGAGCCTGTTTTGA